The Phoenix dactylifera cultivar Barhee BC4 chromosome 12, palm_55x_up_171113_PBpolish2nd_filt_p, whole genome shotgun sequence genome has a window encoding:
- the LOC103719306 gene encoding probable pre-mRNA-splicing factor ATP-dependent RNA helicase DEAH2 isoform X1 codes for MEAPAEVDGSSLSRRCKKMLERRRKLPVWAQREKFLDTLAKHQIVVVAAPPGSGKSTQIPQFVVEAGYVSNGKQIACTQPRRLVAMALSRRVAQEMNANLGDKVGYSVQFEDFCSPKTVLRYLTDGVLLRQALSDRFLEMYGVIILDEAHLRTLATDILLAYLKKLLAINARPDLKLVIMSTQFEAKKFRDYFKGARIVQPCPSLNPVEINYTKDIVRDYVEAATDRVVEILASEPVGDIIVFLTGVEEIETFCWRLGKAITDLGDKIGPVRILPLHSTVSVDVQKKIFKAAPPPTRKGGPVGRKVVVSTDIAESSLAIDGIVYVVDCGYAKQKVYNAQLRVESLLILPISRASAQRRAGCARRSDSGKCFRLYSQMFFEAAQMQVSPEILRANLASTILQLKKLGVDDLLHLELMDPPPAEKITRAVEILKYLGALDEEGSLTELGKLMSEFPLDPQMSRMIVGSPQFCCSNEILSIASMLSVPNCFLRPVENQQAAAEARAKFSHINGDHLTLLNVYHAYKLHDGDSTWCENNFINQTLMRSADGVRNWLAALMRKLNLQLCSPDFNSSGYYDNIRKGLLVGYFMQVAQLEHSGCYTIVKDHHVVDLHPSSCLASRPAWVIYNDFVLGSRNFIRIITDVRSEWLVDVAPHYYRIATI; via the exons ATGGAGGCACCGGCGGAGGTGGATGGATCGTCGCTGTCGCGGCGGTGCAAGAAGATGCTGGAGAGGAGGCGGAAGCTCCCCGTTTGGGCCCAGCGGGAGAAGTTCCTCGACACCCTCGCCAAGCACCAGATCGTCGTCGTCGCCGCGCCGCCGGGCTCCGGAAAGTCCACGCAG ATTCCTCAATTTGTCGTCGAGGCAGGTTATGTGAGTAACGGGAAGCAGATTGCTTGCACCCAACCTCGTAGGCTGGTTGCAATGGCCCTGTCTCGTCGAGTAGCTCAAGAGATGAATGCGAATTTAGGAGACAAAGTCGGTTATTCTGTGCAGTTTGAAGACTTCTGCAGTCCAAAAACTGTTCTAAG GTACCTGACGGATGGTGTGCTTCTAAGACAAGCACTGTCTGATCGGTTTTTAGAAATGTATGGGGTGATAATTCTTGATGAGGCACACCTTAGGACCTTGGCTACAGATATTCTTCTCGCTTACCTTAAGAAGCTGCTAGCAATAAATGCTCGACCTGACCTTAAACTTGTTATTATGAGCACACAGTTTGAGGCTAAGAAGTTCCGGGATTATTTTAAGGGTGCGCGGATTGTGCAACCATGTCCCTCACTTAATCCTGTAGAGATCAATTATACAAAGGATATAGTGAGGGATTATGTAGAGGCAGCAACCGATAGAGTTGTAGAGATACTTGCGTCTGAACCAGTTGGCGACATAATTGTTTTTCTCACTGGAGTGGAGGAGATAGAAACTTTCTGCTGGAGGCTAGGAAAAGCAATTACAGACTTAGGAGATAAAATTGGGCCTGTTAGAATCCTTCCTCTCCATTCCACAGTGTCAGTTGATGTGCAGAAGAAGATTTTCAAGGCTGCTCCTCCTCCGACAAGAAAGGGTGGTCCTGTTGGACGGAAAGTTGTGGTGTCGACTGACATTGCGGAATCATCATTAGCAATTGATGGCATTGTTTATGTTGTTGATTGTGGGTATGCtaaacagaaggtttataatgcACAATTGCGTGTTGAGTCCTTACTGATTTTGCCGATATCAAGGGCAAGTGCACAACGGAGAGCAGGATGTGCAAGAAGGTCAGACTCTGGGAAATGCTTTAGACTGTATTCACAGATGTTTTTTGAAGCTGCTCAGATGCAAGTGTCCCCAGAGATTCTCCGAGCGAATCTCGCAAGTACCATCCTTCAGTTAAAGAAACTAGGTGTTGATGATTTGCTCCATCTTGAGCTTATGGATCCTCCTCCTGCAGAAAAAATCACACGAGCTGTTGAAATTTTGAAATACTTGGGTGCTTTGGATGAGGAAGGGAGCCTGACTGAACTGGGGAAGCTTATGAGCGAGTTTCCTCTGGATCCTCAGATGTCAAGGATGATTGTTGGTAGCCCACAATTCTGTTGCTCCAATGAGATTCTCTCCATTGCTTCCATGCTATCAG TACCAAATTGCTTCTTACGGCCTGTGGAAAACCAGCAAGCTGCTGCTGAAGCAAGAGCTAAGTTTAGCCACATCAATGGGGATCACCTTACTCTTTTGAATGTCTACCATGCATACAAGCTACATG ATGGAGATTCTACCTGGTGTGAAAACAATTTTATCAATCAGACATTGATGAGATCCGCTGATGGTGTGAGGAACTGGCTTGCAGCTCTCATGCGGAAGCTGAACCTTCAGCTTTGCTCACCGGACTTTAACAGCAGCGGTTACTATGACAACATAAGAAAGGGCCTTCTGGTAGGTTATTTTATGCAGGTTGCTCAGCTGGAGCATTCAGGTTGCTATACCATTGTGAAAGATCATCAT GTTGTCGACCTTCATCCATCAAGCTGTCTTGCTTCAAGGCCAGCATGGGTCATATACAATGATTTTGTCTTGGGCAGTAGGAATTTCATTCGTATCATCACAGATGTGCGCAGTGAGTG GTTGGTGGATGTTGCTCCGCATTATTACCGAATAGCAACCATCTGA
- the LOC103719306 gene encoding probable pre-mRNA-splicing factor ATP-dependent RNA helicase DEAH2 isoform X2: MEAPAEVDGSSLSRRCKKMLERRRKLPVWAQREKFLDTLAKHQIVVVAAPPGSGKSTQIPQFVVEAGYVSNGKQIACTQPRRLVAMALSRRVAQEMNANLGDKVGYSVQFEDFCSPKTVLRYLTDGVLLRQALSDRFLEMYGVIILDEAHLRTLATDILLAYLKKLLAINARPDLKLVIMSTQFEAKKFRDYFKGARIVQPCPSLNPVEINYTKDIVRDYVEAATDRVVEILASEPVGDIIVFLTGVEEIETFCWRLGKAITDLGDKIGPVRILPLHSTVSVDVQKKIFKAAPPPTRKGGPVGRKVVVSTDIAESSLAIDGIVYVVDCGYAKQKVYNAQLRVESLLILPISRASAQRRAGCARRSDSGKCFRLYSQMFFEAAQMQVSPEILRANLASTILQLKKLGVDDLLHLELMDPPPAEKITRAVEILKYLGALDEEGSLTELGKLMSEFPLDPQMSRMIVGSPQFCCSNEILSIASMLSVMS, translated from the exons ATGGAGGCACCGGCGGAGGTGGATGGATCGTCGCTGTCGCGGCGGTGCAAGAAGATGCTGGAGAGGAGGCGGAAGCTCCCCGTTTGGGCCCAGCGGGAGAAGTTCCTCGACACCCTCGCCAAGCACCAGATCGTCGTCGTCGCCGCGCCGCCGGGCTCCGGAAAGTCCACGCAG ATTCCTCAATTTGTCGTCGAGGCAGGTTATGTGAGTAACGGGAAGCAGATTGCTTGCACCCAACCTCGTAGGCTGGTTGCAATGGCCCTGTCTCGTCGAGTAGCTCAAGAGATGAATGCGAATTTAGGAGACAAAGTCGGTTATTCTGTGCAGTTTGAAGACTTCTGCAGTCCAAAAACTGTTCTAAG GTACCTGACGGATGGTGTGCTTCTAAGACAAGCACTGTCTGATCGGTTTTTAGAAATGTATGGGGTGATAATTCTTGATGAGGCACACCTTAGGACCTTGGCTACAGATATTCTTCTCGCTTACCTTAAGAAGCTGCTAGCAATAAATGCTCGACCTGACCTTAAACTTGTTATTATGAGCACACAGTTTGAGGCTAAGAAGTTCCGGGATTATTTTAAGGGTGCGCGGATTGTGCAACCATGTCCCTCACTTAATCCTGTAGAGATCAATTATACAAAGGATATAGTGAGGGATTATGTAGAGGCAGCAACCGATAGAGTTGTAGAGATACTTGCGTCTGAACCAGTTGGCGACATAATTGTTTTTCTCACTGGAGTGGAGGAGATAGAAACTTTCTGCTGGAGGCTAGGAAAAGCAATTACAGACTTAGGAGATAAAATTGGGCCTGTTAGAATCCTTCCTCTCCATTCCACAGTGTCAGTTGATGTGCAGAAGAAGATTTTCAAGGCTGCTCCTCCTCCGACAAGAAAGGGTGGTCCTGTTGGACGGAAAGTTGTGGTGTCGACTGACATTGCGGAATCATCATTAGCAATTGATGGCATTGTTTATGTTGTTGATTGTGGGTATGCtaaacagaaggtttataatgcACAATTGCGTGTTGAGTCCTTACTGATTTTGCCGATATCAAGGGCAAGTGCACAACGGAGAGCAGGATGTGCAAGAAGGTCAGACTCTGGGAAATGCTTTAGACTGTATTCACAGATGTTTTTTGAAGCTGCTCAGATGCAAGTGTCCCCAGAGATTCTCCGAGCGAATCTCGCAAGTACCATCCTTCAGTTAAAGAAACTAGGTGTTGATGATTTGCTCCATCTTGAGCTTATGGATCCTCCTCCTGCAGAAAAAATCACACGAGCTGTTGAAATTTTGAAATACTTGGGTGCTTTGGATGAGGAAGGGAGCCTGACTGAACTGGGGAAGCTTATGAGCGAGTTTCCTCTGGATCCTCAGATGTCAAGGATGATTGTTGGTAGCCCACAATTCTGTTGCTCCAATGAGATTCTCTCCATTGCTTCCATGCTATCAG TAATGTCATGA